GTGGGACAAATGTGGCCACGGACAACGTCGACGTGCGTACCGTGAAGCCTGACCTGGCCAATTCACCCGACGCGGTCCGCTCCCGGAAGCGGGGGTTTGAGGGACTTGACTTCAGCAAGTACGTCGCAGCGATCGATGACTTAGAGGGCAACTTCGACTTGATCGTTGTCGATGGCCGGGCGCGCGAAGCATGTTTCGCAAAGGCACTCCCGCGCCTTGCAGCCGATGGACTGCTCGTATTCGACAACGTTGACCGCAAACGCTACCGAGAGGCCATTAGCAAGGCACAGCTCCCCGTGCAGGTGAAATGGACCCGTGGCCTGACGCCCGCGCTGCCGTACCCGACTCGTACTGCGCTGGTTCGGTTGCAGGACTGAACTGGATGGCACGCAGTCGGTGGATGAACCTGGCACGAGTCGCTTTCCTGGTGGCCGTTGCCCTTGGTGGTTGGTGGGGGTTTCGGGGACGCGAAGACGAACTGTGGGCCGAGTTGCGGAACACCTCGGTTGCCCAGCTGGCGACTGCGCTGGCGCTCACACTTGTGGGCTTGTTCATCACCGCGGTGATCTGGCGAACCATCATGGCAGGTCTGGGCGCCGAACTTGGTCTGCGTGATGCCCTGTCGATCTTCTTCGTCGGGCAGCTAGGTAAATATGTGCCCGGCTCGGTGTGGACAGTCGGGGCGCAAGCGTACCTGGCGCGGCGGTGCGATATCCCGGCCCGCGTCACCGCGGGTGCGGGCCTGATCTTCCTCGGTTACAACGTCGCCACCGCGGTCCTCGTCGGTGGGCTCGCCTGTATGGCCCAGGCGGTCGATGCGCCCTGGCCTCGGGCTGCGACCGTCGCGGGTGTCGTGGCGACACTGCTGGCGCTGACCCCGCCGGTGGTGCGTTGGCTTGGTAAGCGGCTCGCCGGCCGGACTATGCGGTTGGGCTGGACGCAGTCTGCACTTCTGATCGGGCTCATGGGCTGCGTCTGGGGACTGTACGCTCTCGCTCTGCTGAAACTCGCGTCGTCTGCCCGCCATTTCTGGCTCCTGGCGGGAGCCTTCGCCATCTCATACGCCATCGGGGTCGTCGTCGTGTTCGCTCCGGCGGGGCTTGGCGCACGGGAAGCGATGTTTATTGTGCTGACGGCACCCGTGATCGGAGCAGCACCGGCCGCGGCGCTGGCGTTGCTCGCTCGCGCGGTG
The nucleotide sequence above comes from Mycobacterium decipiens. Encoded proteins:
- a CDS encoding class I SAM-dependent methyltransferase; this encodes MKRAYVGITRALRTFLGATGLLRLLDRWARRSRTGTWARSLLSIYDFHDLLLLDVPWWTFKSADDVTNFLASRPRARVFEWGSGASTAWLAHRAGEVTSIEDNAAWADMLRAQICGTNVATDNVDVRTVKPDLANSPDAVRSRKRGFEGLDFSKYVAAIDDLEGNFDLIVVDGRAREACFAKALPRLAADGLLVFDNVDRKRYREAISKAQLPVQVKWTRGLTPALPYPTRTALVRLQD
- a CDS encoding lysylphosphatidylglycerol synthase domain-containing protein, with the translated sequence MARSRWMNLARVAFLVAVALGGWWGFRGREDELWAELRNTSVAQLATALALTLVGLFITAVIWRTIMAGLGAELGLRDALSIFFVGQLGKYVPGSVWTVGAQAYLARRCDIPARVTAGAGLIFLGYNVATAVLVGGLACMAQAVDAPWPRAATVAGVVATLLALTPPVVRWLGKRLAGRTMRLGWTQSALLIGLMGCVWGLYALALLKLASSARHFWLLAGAFAISYAIGVVVVFAPAGLGAREAMFIVLTAPVIGAAPAAALALLARAVHTAADVSLAFGSWLIARGGSKPRVRS